Proteins from one Natrinema salinisoli genomic window:
- the fen gene encoding flap endonuclease-1, giving the protein MGNAALRDIAVIEDIPFEDIEGVVAVDAHNWLYRYLTTTVKWTDSGKYTTTDGTEVANLVGIVQGLPKFFEHDITPVMVFDGGPSVLKDDEIESRREQRRSYEDQLETAREEGDAVAIAQLESRTQRLTPTIQETSRELLELLDVPVVEAPAEGEAQAAHMVKRGDADYVGSEDYDALLFGSPLTLRQLTSKGDPELMDLEATLDHHELTLEQLIDAAILIGTDFNEGVSGIGPKTAISAITEHGDLWNVLEARGDHIEYGDRVRQLFRDPDVTDEYEFDAAIDPDLEAARAYVTDEWGVDAGEVERGFERIEESVTQTGLDRWT; this is encoded by the coding sequence ATGGGAAACGCTGCACTTCGGGACATCGCCGTCATCGAGGACATCCCCTTCGAGGACATCGAGGGCGTCGTCGCTGTCGACGCACACAACTGGCTCTACCGGTACCTGACGACGACCGTCAAGTGGACCGACAGCGGCAAATACACGACTACCGACGGAACCGAGGTCGCTAACCTCGTCGGCATCGTCCAGGGGCTACCCAAGTTCTTCGAACACGACATCACGCCGGTAATGGTCTTCGACGGCGGCCCATCCGTCCTCAAGGACGACGAGATCGAGTCCCGCCGCGAACAGCGACGGAGCTACGAGGACCAACTCGAGACCGCCCGGGAGGAGGGCGACGCGGTCGCGATCGCCCAGCTCGAGTCTCGAACGCAACGATTGACGCCGACGATCCAGGAGACCAGCCGCGAGCTCCTGGAGCTGCTCGACGTGCCCGTCGTCGAAGCGCCCGCGGAGGGCGAGGCGCAGGCCGCTCACATGGTCAAGCGGGGTGACGCCGACTACGTCGGCTCGGAGGACTACGACGCGCTGCTCTTTGGCTCCCCGCTGACGCTGCGCCAGCTGACGAGCAAGGGCGACCCCGAGCTGATGGATCTCGAGGCCACCCTCGACCACCACGAACTCACCCTCGAGCAGCTGATCGACGCGGCGATCCTCATCGGGACGGACTTCAACGAGGGGGTCTCGGGTATCGGCCCGAAGACGGCGATTTCGGCGATCACCGAACACGGCGACCTCTGGAACGTCCTCGAGGCCCGCGGAGACCATATCGAGTACGGCGACCGCGTCAGACAGCTGTTCCGCGACCCCGACGTCACCGACGAGTACGAGTTCGACGCGGCGATCGATCCGGACCTCGAGGCCGCGCGGGCGTACGTCACCGACGAGTGGGGCGTCGACGCCGGCGAGGTCGAACGCGGCTTCGAACGCATCGAGGAGAGCGTCACGCAGACGGGGCTGGATCGCTGGACGTAG
- a CDS encoding heme NO-binding domain-containing protein, which produces MHGIIFVGLKEFVVDTYDKSTWDRIREEAGVEGKRYTPVASYPDEELLALVETAVEISGIEEPRLLRSFGRYVVPTLVDMYGVYIEDSWTWLDLIENVEETIHQALRTGDSLEYEPPAIAATRIDDGVALVTYGSARELCDVAIGLVEGIGDYYDESLEVYERRCMHHGASQCEIVAVDSTTTRRRANRLIDRETDRNEASVGSKR; this is translated from the coding sequence ATGCACGGAATCATATTCGTCGGGCTCAAGGAATTCGTCGTCGACACGTACGACAAATCGACCTGGGACCGAATTCGAGAGGAAGCCGGCGTCGAGGGGAAGCGATACACCCCCGTCGCCTCGTATCCGGACGAGGAACTCCTCGCACTCGTCGAGACCGCCGTCGAGATATCCGGCATCGAGGAACCCCGACTCCTCCGATCGTTCGGTCGATACGTCGTGCCGACGCTCGTAGACATGTACGGCGTCTACATCGAGGACTCGTGGACGTGGCTCGATCTGATCGAGAACGTCGAAGAGACCATCCACCAGGCCCTCCGGACCGGTGACTCGCTGGAGTACGAACCGCCCGCCATCGCCGCGACGCGGATCGACGACGGCGTGGCGCTGGTCACCTACGGCTCCGCGAGGGAGCTGTGTGACGTGGCGATCGGACTGGTCGAAGGAATCGGTGACTACTACGACGAATCGCTCGAGGTCTACGAGCGTCGCTGCATGCACCACGGTGCGTCGCAGTGTGAGATCGTCGCCGTCGATAGCACGACGACTCGACGACGGGCGAACCGGCTGATCGACAGGGAGACGGACCGAAACGAAGCCTCGGTCGGATCGAAACGCTAG
- a CDS encoding GNAT family N-acetyltransferase yields MEYELLEWPPDGPKLRLDHERFSYAGKFVMTNTGKAVARADDGRIVGAVAFNEDRTDADTLWLRYVTVDRERRGEGIGPRLCRLVRDRAIDRGYERLRIAVNNPFAYEALYRTGFAYTGETTGIAELVLEYPAPSTDADTKWDERERYQAGLEEFRDRDLSDEEEAFLDSRRESEPPGSRTE; encoded by the coding sequence GTGGAGTACGAACTGCTCGAGTGGCCGCCGGACGGACCGAAACTCCGACTCGATCACGAACGGTTCAGCTACGCCGGGAAATTCGTCATGACGAACACGGGGAAAGCGGTGGCGCGAGCGGACGACGGCCGGATCGTTGGCGCGGTCGCGTTCAACGAGGATCGCACCGACGCGGACACGCTGTGGCTGCGCTACGTGACGGTCGATCGCGAGCGTCGCGGCGAGGGGATCGGGCCCCGGCTCTGTCGGCTGGTCCGCGATCGCGCCATCGATCGGGGGTACGAGCGGCTCCGGATCGCGGTCAACAACCCCTTCGCGTACGAGGCGCTCTACCGGACGGGATTCGCCTACACCGGCGAGACGACCGGGATCGCGGAACTGGTTCTCGAGTATCCGGCACCGAGTACCGATGCGGACACGAAGTGGGACGAACGGGAGCGGTATCAGGCCGGTCTCGAGGAGTTTCGCGACCGTGACCTTTCCGACGAGGAGGAGGCGTTTCTCGATTCACGACGTGAGAGCGAGCCGCCGGGCTCTCGAACTGAATGA
- a CDS encoding prephenate dehydrogenase/arogenate dehydrogenase family protein, with the protein MDVLIVGAGSMGTWFGEAVDARVTFADVDREVAAAAAERVGGDVTDLEAGTTYDIVCLAVPMTHVTDAIAEQAARAERAVVDVSGVMEPAIEAMRRHVPDLERASLHPLFAPERAPGSIAVVRDRSGPVTDELLAALEARGNELLETTAVDHDEAMESVQAAAHAAVLSFALAAESVPDGFETPIYDGLRQLVRQVTGGTPRVYADIQETYDGAEAVADAAAAIAAADADELEALYREATAGWQEQRDDRRDVESEEDSE; encoded by the coding sequence ATGGACGTACTGATCGTCGGCGCGGGGTCGATGGGGACGTGGTTCGGGGAGGCCGTCGACGCCCGAGTTACGTTCGCCGACGTCGACCGGGAGGTGGCGGCAGCCGCGGCCGAACGGGTTGGGGGCGACGTGACCGACCTCGAGGCCGGGACGACGTACGATATCGTCTGCCTCGCGGTCCCGATGACCCACGTGACCGACGCGATCGCCGAGCAAGCAGCGCGTGCCGAGCGGGCGGTCGTCGACGTCTCGGGCGTGATGGAACCCGCGATCGAGGCCATGCGGCGTCACGTCCCCGACCTGGAACGGGCGAGCCTGCACCCGCTCTTCGCACCCGAGCGCGCCCCCGGCTCGATCGCGGTCGTCCGGGATCGATCGGGGCCGGTAACGGACGAGCTCCTCGCGGCCCTCGAAGCGCGCGGAAACGAGTTACTCGAGACGACGGCCGTCGACCACGACGAGGCCATGGAATCGGTACAGGCGGCCGCCCACGCCGCCGTCCTCTCCTTCGCACTGGCTGCGGAGTCGGTTCCCGACGGGTTCGAGACGCCGATCTACGACGGGCTCCGACAACTCGTCAGACAGGTGACCGGCGGCACGCCGCGAGTCTACGCCGACATTCAGGAAACATACGACGGTGCGGAGGCGGTCGCCGACGCCGCTGCCGCGATCGCGGCCGCCGACGCCGACGAACTCGAGGCGCTATACCGGGAGGCGACGGCGGGCTGGCAGGAGCAACGGGACGATCGACGCGACGTCGAATCCGAGGAGGATTCCGAATGA
- a CDS encoding NAD(P)/FAD-dependent oxidoreductase — MRDVCIVGGGVAGLTASVFTARAGLDTLVVDGGESILARNASLENFPGFPNGVDARRHLQLTREQARNAGADFELGRVTHAEPAVEDDLKAGFVLETAGGEPLEARRVVAASWPNSDYLEPLDVGRMQRGNKHFVSVDEGGRTAVDGVYAAGRIADEPHQAIIAAGHGAKVALAVLYDADVPFYQDWVVPEGYFTGRDREVPPGCEEIDAAERRERDERARERMLEAFSSPLEEEPTMHPSVDRD, encoded by the coding sequence ATGCGAGACGTCTGTATCGTCGGCGGTGGCGTCGCCGGCCTCACCGCCTCGGTTTTCACTGCTCGCGCGGGACTCGATACGCTCGTCGTCGACGGCGGAGAGTCCATCCTCGCGCGAAACGCCAGCCTCGAGAACTTCCCCGGCTTTCCGAACGGCGTCGACGCGCGCCGCCATTTGCAACTGACGCGCGAACAGGCGCGAAACGCGGGTGCCGACTTCGAACTCGGGCGCGTGACCCACGCCGAACCGGCCGTCGAGGACGACCTGAAGGCCGGGTTCGTCCTCGAGACGGCGGGGGGCGAGCCACTCGAGGCGCGTCGCGTCGTCGCCGCCTCGTGGCCGAACAGCGACTACCTCGAGCCGCTGGACGTCGGCCGCATGCAGCGGGGGAACAAACACTTCGTGAGCGTCGACGAGGGCGGGCGAACGGCCGTCGACGGGGTCTACGCCGCGGGCCGAATCGCGGACGAACCCCACCAGGCTATCATCGCGGCCGGTCACGGAGCGAAAGTCGCACTCGCAGTCCTCTACGATGCCGACGTTCCCTTCTATCAGGACTGGGTCGTCCCCGAGGGGTACTTCACCGGCCGCGACCGCGAGGTCCCACCGGGCTGTGAAGAGATCGACGCGGCCGAACGGCGGGAGCGGGACGAACGTGCTCGTGAACGCATGCTCGAGGCGTTTTCGTCCCCGCTCGAGGAGGAGCCGACCATGCACCCGAGCGTCGATCGGGACTGA
- a CDS encoding class I SAM-dependent methyltransferase — protein sequence MAGDRDRTHSRDDEQARRADVRDTYDRIADHFASTREYAWPEVESFVETHATGSSTGSVGLDLGCGNCRHAELLAADLESVVGLDVSRGLLETGRERALERGFDVELVQGDAATLPLAADSVHVAVYVATLHHLPTRAARRASLDELARVLAPEGRALVSAWSTAHDRFDETEGFDTTVEWTLPGGEPVDRFYHIYSPDEFEADLTASDIALREWELSSGNCYATVAGTRSDA from the coding sequence ATGGCCGGGGATCGGGACCGAACCCACAGTCGAGACGACGAGCAGGCTCGCCGCGCCGACGTACGCGACACCTACGACCGGATCGCCGACCACTTCGCGTCCACGCGGGAGTACGCCTGGCCGGAAGTCGAGTCCTTCGTCGAGACCCACGCGACCGGCTCGAGCACCGGCAGCGTCGGCCTCGATCTCGGCTGCGGAAACTGCCGCCACGCCGAGCTCCTCGCCGCGGACCTCGAGTCCGTCGTCGGCCTCGACGTCAGTCGCGGATTGCTCGAGACGGGCCGGGAGCGAGCGCTCGAGCGCGGGTTCGACGTCGAGCTGGTTCAGGGAGACGCTGCGACGCTGCCGCTTGCTGCCGACAGCGTCCACGTTGCAGTCTACGTCGCGACGCTCCACCACCTGCCGACGCGGGCTGCCCGGCGGGCGAGTCTGGACGAACTCGCGCGCGTGCTCGCCCCCGAGGGCCGCGCACTGGTCAGCGCGTGGTCGACCGCCCACGACCGGTTCGACGAGACCGAGGGGTTCGACACGACGGTCGAGTGGACCCTCCCCGGCGGCGAGCCGGTCGACCGCTTCTACCACATCTACTCGCCCGACGAGTTCGAGGCCGATCTCACCGCCAGCGACATCGCGCTCCGCGAGTGGGAGCTCTCGAGTGGCAACTGCTACGCGACGGTAGCCGGTACGCGGTCGGACGCGTAG
- the surE gene encoding 5'/3'-nucleotidase SurE, whose translation MSDDLEILLTNDDGIDSTGIRALYDTLSDHANVTVVAPADDRSACGRSLSHEVDVDERELGYAVHGTPADCVVAGLAELGPFPDLVVAGCNKGANLGEYVLGRSGTISAAVEAAFFDVPAIATSLYVPVDDTPFDEVEVTAEEYAEATRVTSYLAEHALEAGVFDHAAYLNVNVPLPDGEPAPIEITRPSKRYEMDAERDGARVTLHDRVWNDMDPDSLPDPEGTDRRAVVEGRISVSPLTAPHSTNHHDALDALARSYRETVEPTDG comes from the coding sequence ATGAGCGACGACCTCGAGATCCTGTTGACCAACGACGACGGGATCGACAGCACCGGTATCAGGGCGCTGTACGATACCCTTTCGGACCACGCCAACGTGACCGTCGTCGCCCCGGCCGACGACCGAAGCGCCTGCGGCCGGTCGCTCTCACACGAGGTCGACGTCGACGAGCGAGAACTGGGATATGCGGTCCACGGAACGCCCGCCGACTGCGTGGTCGCCGGCCTCGCCGAACTCGGCCCGTTCCCCGACCTAGTCGTCGCGGGCTGTAACAAGGGCGCGAACCTCGGCGAATACGTCCTCGGACGGTCGGGCACGATCAGTGCAGCCGTCGAGGCCGCCTTCTTCGACGTTCCCGCCATCGCGACGTCGCTGTACGTGCCCGTCGACGACACGCCGTTCGACGAGGTCGAGGTGACGGCCGAGGAGTACGCCGAAGCTACACGCGTGACGAGCTATCTGGCCGAGCACGCGCTCGAGGCGGGCGTGTTCGACCACGCAGCCTATCTCAACGTCAACGTTCCCCTGCCGGACGGCGAGCCCGCCCCCATCGAAATCACGCGCCCCTCGAAGCGCTACGAGATGGACGCCGAACGCGACGGTGCACGCGTCACGCTCCACGACCGCGTCTGGAACGACATGGATCCCGACTCGCTCCCCGACCCCGAGGGAACCGACCGCCGCGCCGTCGTCGAGGGGCGCATCAGCGTCTCGCCGCTGACCGCACCCCATTCGACGAACCACCACGATGCGCTCGACGCACTCGCCAGATCCTACCGTGAGACCGTGGAGCCGACCGACGGCTGA
- a CDS encoding SRPBCC family protein, translating into MDRILLSTLAHRSPEEVFPYVQSFREYPRYTDHLKDVRVNGDGGVGSVYDLRLVWWKLSYTARSRVTDISAPESLTWELVNDIDARGEWRVEPEPESAPADAETASRIYFEAVYDPYSADKNAISLPRFVSLDWVVDKVQPKLLGEAETVVERLVADIEGRPRDVELTVHEMP; encoded by the coding sequence GTGGACAGAATTCTCCTCAGTACGCTCGCCCATCGGTCGCCCGAGGAGGTCTTTCCGTACGTGCAGTCCTTCCGGGAGTATCCGCGGTACACGGATCACCTGAAGGACGTCCGGGTCAACGGGGACGGTGGCGTCGGCTCCGTCTACGACCTGCGGCTGGTCTGGTGGAAGCTCAGTTACACCGCCCGCTCGCGAGTGACCGATATTTCTGCGCCCGAGTCGCTCACGTGGGAACTGGTCAACGATATCGACGCCCGCGGCGAGTGGCGCGTCGAACCGGAACCGGAGTCAGCGCCGGCGGACGCGGAGACGGCGAGTCGGATCTACTTCGAGGCCGTCTACGATCCTTACTCGGCGGACAAAAACGCCATCTCGCTCCCGCGGTTCGTCTCGCTGGACTGGGTCGTCGACAAGGTCCAGCCGAAACTGCTCGGAGAGGCCGAAACCGTCGTCGAGCGGCTGGTCGCGGACATCGAGGGCCGTCCTCGAGACGTCGAGTTGACGGTTCACGAGATGCCCTGA
- a CDS encoding helix-turn-helix transcriptional regulator, with the protein MVFNSLWARLSSLWNGSTSESPSGESTATAADEPSTDADDETLSYAEDIEYGVDERELPDEDKILRLLVKRGGRVDQSTVREETGWSQDRLADVIDRMEDDDQISAITVGRKRVICRRGFEPKGYRGHLNE; encoded by the coding sequence ATGGTATTCAATTCACTCTGGGCTCGCCTTTCGTCTCTCTGGAACGGATCGACCAGCGAGTCCCCATCGGGTGAGTCCACCGCGACAGCAGCCGATGAACCGAGTACAGACGCCGACGACGAGACGTTGAGCTACGCCGAAGACATCGAATACGGCGTCGACGAACGCGAACTCCCCGACGAGGACAAGATTCTCAGATTACTCGTCAAACGCGGCGGCCGCGTCGACCAATCGACCGTCCGGGAGGAAACCGGCTGGTCCCAGGACCGTCTCGCCGACGTCATCGATCGCATGGAAGACGACGACCAGATCAGCGCGATTACCGTCGGTCGAAAGCGCGTGATCTGTCGGCGCGGATTCGAACCGAAAGGCTATCGTGGGCATCTCAACGAGTAA
- a CDS encoding small ribosomal subunit Rsm22 family protein: MTDQRESIRSNAKYLRNVRPVDPDEICEYVEGTPHPAVVRQHLREDAADLGLIERDDGTFVPVDDDPVGPRRGPVERFPTEYERRLEDLLVDRYGPNWEDGASGDLLRSTIRRFKADYLDGRAVEYDDDVAAGYAIYHLPGYYAAIQYALDDLADRGLLGRNLRVLDVGAGVGGPALGLCDYLPDDALIEYHAVEPSAAADVLEELLAETGRNVHPTVHRTTAEEFDASDALTGDDDGFDPTTPGDGFDLVLACNVLSELDDPIAVARSLLETLAPEGTFLAMAPADKNTSVQLREVERELEGERLWERSAVDFDEPDDESPRRYRRGEVTVYGPAVRLWPGETPSDRGWSFDVRPDLAVPSVQRRLDEAAPSDDDEHAPGEFVNVDVQFSYSQLRLDGRRRIDMALETNEWAKMADMERHVTERIDLIAAKLSRSLSDDGAAGRGSGRSNPLFKISDGSEATDHYAVVTKETALNRPLLEADYGDVCSFENVLALWNDDEGAYNLVVDGETIVDRIA; encoded by the coding sequence ATGACCGATCAACGAGAATCGATTCGATCGAACGCGAAGTACCTGCGCAACGTCCGCCCGGTCGACCCCGACGAGATCTGCGAGTACGTCGAGGGAACCCCCCATCCCGCAGTCGTTCGACAACATCTCCGCGAGGACGCCGCCGATCTCGGCCTGATCGAGCGCGACGACGGTACCTTCGTCCCCGTCGACGACGACCCGGTCGGTCCGCGCCGGGGGCCAGTCGAGCGGTTTCCGACCGAATACGAACGTCGACTCGAGGACCTGCTGGTCGACCGCTACGGCCCGAACTGGGAAGACGGCGCGTCCGGCGACCTGCTCCGGTCGACGATCCGCCGGTTCAAAGCCGACTATCTCGACGGCCGAGCCGTGGAGTACGACGACGACGTCGCGGCGGGGTACGCGATCTACCACCTGCCGGGCTACTACGCGGCGATCCAGTACGCGCTCGACGACCTCGCGGATCGCGGACTGCTCGGCCGCAACCTGCGCGTCCTCGACGTCGGTGCGGGCGTGGGCGGCCCCGCCCTCGGGCTCTGTGACTACCTCCCCGACGACGCCCTGATCGAGTACCACGCGGTCGAGCCGAGCGCGGCCGCGGACGTGCTCGAGGAACTCCTCGCGGAGACGGGCCGGAACGTCCACCCGACGGTTCACAGGACGACCGCGGAGGAGTTCGACGCGAGTGACGCTCTCACCGGCGACGATGACGGATTCGATCCGACCACACCGGGCGACGGCTTCGACCTCGTCCTCGCCTGTAACGTCCTGAGCGAACTCGACGATCCGATCGCAGTCGCGCGATCGCTCCTCGAGACGCTCGCACCGGAGGGTACCTTCCTCGCGATGGCGCCCGCGGACAAGAACACGAGCGTGCAGTTGCGCGAGGTCGAACGGGAACTCGAGGGCGAGCGACTCTGGGAGCGGTCGGCGGTCGATTTCGACGAGCCGGATGACGAGAGCCCGAGACGCTACCGACGCGGCGAGGTAACGGTTTACGGCCCCGCGGTTCGGCTCTGGCCCGGCGAAACCCCCTCGGATCGGGGCTGGTCGTTCGACGTCCGACCGGATCTGGCGGTCCCGTCGGTGCAGCGGCGGCTCGACGAGGCCGCGCCGAGCGACGACGACGAGCACGCGCCGGGCGAGTTCGTCAACGTCGACGTGCAGTTTTCGTACTCGCAGCTTCGGCTCGACGGCCGTCGGCGGATCGACATGGCGCTCGAGACGAACGAGTGGGCGAAGATGGCCGACATGGAGCGCCACGTCACCGAGCGGATCGATCTGATCGCGGCGAAGCTCAGCCGGTCGCTCTCCGACGATGGGGCCGCCGGTCGCGGCAGCGGACGGTCGAACCCCCTGTTCAAGATCAGCGACGGCAGCGAGGCCACCGATCACTACGCCGTCGTCACGAAGGAAACCGCACTCAACCGGCCGCTGCTCGAGGCCGACTACGGCGACGTCTGTTCGTTCGAAAACGTCCTCGCGCTCTGGAACGACGACGAGGGGGCGTACAATCTGGTCGTCGACGGAGAGACGATCGTCGATCGGATCGCGTGA
- the trkA gene encoding Trk system potassium transporter TrkA produces the protein MRVLVVGAGEVGSNIAESLDDDHNVVVIDTDPDRVESITYSADVLAIRGDGTSIETLLEAGIEDADLVIASTDIDETNIVVCGAAKAVGDPFTIARVKKTNLLRTWEQSKGAFGVDFMVCTDLQTAETIVRIAGLPGAHDVETFADGLVQMAEFEIQADSPIAGETVSEADRFESLTFAALMRGEDVVIPQGDTVIREGDGVVVIGSRESVRAFAGSLTTEPTLEDAREVVIVGGTEIGYQAARLFEAEGLEPRLVEQDPERARDLAERLPGTLVLESDATDIDFLVREHVDESDIVVAALEGDERNLLVSLLAKRLGVERTIGIVESGEYVDLFETVGIDVGVNPRLVTSEEITRFTRDQPTENVAMLESDRAEVLEIEVDADSVLFETRIRDAMADLPGGVVVGAISRDGELITPRGGTVVEGGDHVVVFVDTAVLDEVTSVV, from the coding sequence ATGCGAGTGCTCGTCGTCGGAGCGGGCGAAGTCGGATCGAATATCGCCGAGAGTCTCGACGACGACCACAACGTGGTCGTCATCGATACGGACCCCGACCGCGTCGAGTCGATCACGTACTCCGCTGACGTGTTGGCGATTCGCGGCGACGGGACCTCGATCGAGACGCTCCTCGAGGCCGGCATCGAAGACGCGGATCTGGTCATCGCGAGCACCGACATCGACGAGACGAACATCGTCGTCTGCGGCGCGGCGAAAGCGGTCGGCGACCCGTTCACGATCGCTCGCGTCAAGAAGACGAACCTCCTCCGGACCTGGGAGCAGTCGAAAGGGGCATTCGGCGTCGATTTCATGGTCTGTACGGATCTGCAGACGGCCGAGACGATCGTCCGAATCGCCGGCCTCCCCGGTGCACACGACGTCGAAACGTTCGCGGACGGACTCGTTCAGATGGCCGAGTTCGAGATCCAGGCGGACAGCCCGATCGCCGGCGAGACGGTCTCCGAAGCCGACCGATTCGAATCGCTCACGTTCGCCGCGTTGATGCGCGGTGAGGACGTCGTCATCCCGCAGGGAGACACGGTCATCAGGGAGGGCGACGGGGTCGTCGTCATCGGCTCGCGGGAGAGCGTCAGGGCGTTCGCGGGGTCGCTGACGACCGAGCCGACGCTCGAGGACGCCCGCGAGGTCGTCATCGTGGGCGGCACCGAAATCGGGTATCAGGCGGCCCGACTCTTCGAGGCGGAGGGTCTCGAGCCGCGACTGGTCGAACAGGATCCGGAACGAGCCCGGGATCTGGCCGAACGGTTGCCGGGAACGCTGGTTCTGGAGAGCGACGCGACCGATATCGACTTCCTCGTTCGGGAGCACGTCGACGAGTCCGACATCGTCGTCGCCGCGCTCGAGGGCGACGAACGGAATCTATTGGTCTCGCTGCTGGCAAAGCGTCTCGGCGTCGAGCGCACGATCGGGATCGTCGAGTCGGGCGAGTACGTCGACCTCTTCGAGACGGTCGGGATCGACGTCGGCGTCAACCCGCGGCTCGTCACCTCCGAGGAGATTACCCGATTCACCCGCGACCAGCCGACGGAGAACGTCGCGATGCTCGAGTCCGATCGCGCGGAGGTCCTCGAGATCGAGGTCGACGCCGACAGCGTGCTCTTCGAGACGCGGATCCGGGACGCGATGGCCGACCTGCCCGGCGGGGTCGTCGTCGGCGCGATCAGCCGCGACGGCGAACTGATCACGCCGCGGGGAGGAACGGTCGTCGAAGGCGGCGACCACGTCGTCGTCTTCGTCGATACCGCGGTCCTCGACGAGGTCACGTCGGTGGTGTGA
- a CDS encoding histidine kinase N-terminal 7TM domain-containing protein, which yields MNVSQLVPVALAAGALLVVLTSYPYLATAIAYRDRDNGLAYIVFLMGVAVWNGLFAAQVLDPRPMVKGFFFSIATLGAVLAGLGWLLFASTASSTPLLPYRRTVYRVVALVAGLDIALAITNPAHAIYWTVPDSSPVSSAFTVIEPAVGYWVHTTFLVALFVAGAVLFGLAWRNETDVRYTAGYAVAGSATAVAILVSAVFLAGTASIAPLIAGSLTTIGWVQAQQKRYLTLPRPYRWVVDLLH from the coding sequence ATGAACGTCTCCCAGTTGGTTCCCGTCGCGCTCGCAGCTGGGGCTCTTCTCGTCGTCCTGACGTCCTATCCGTATCTGGCGACGGCCATCGCCTACCGGGATCGGGACAACGGGCTCGCGTACATCGTGTTCCTCATGGGAGTCGCGGTCTGGAACGGTCTGTTCGCGGCACAGGTACTGGACCCGCGACCGATGGTGAAGGGGTTCTTCTTCAGCATCGCGACGTTGGGTGCCGTGCTGGCCGGTCTCGGCTGGTTGCTGTTCGCCAGCACGGCGAGCAGCACGCCGTTGCTCCCCTACCGGCGAACGGTCTACCGGGTCGTCGCGCTGGTGGCCGGACTCGACATCGCCCTCGCGATCACGAACCCGGCACACGCGATCTACTGGACCGTGCCCGACAGTTCGCCCGTCTCGTCGGCCTTTACCGTAATCGAACCCGCCGTCGGCTACTGGGTGCACACGACGTTTCTCGTCGCACTGTTCGTGGCCGGCGCAGTGCTCTTCGGACTCGCGTGGCGAAACGAGACGGACGTTCGATACACGGCCGGCTACGCCGTCGCCGGAAGTGCGACGGCCGTCGCGATCCTCGTGAGCGCCGTCTTCCTCGCCGGGACCGCCTCGATCGCCCCGCTGATCGCCGGCAGCCTCACCACGATCGGCTGGGTACAGGCCCAGCAGAAACGGTACCTGACGCTCCCGCGCCCGTACCGCTGGGTCGTGGACTTGCTGCATTGA
- a CDS encoding ZIP family metal transporter translates to MVGTLVQALSYTMLAVVAALVGGILAVYRTPGPQMESNVQHFAAGVVFAAVAAELLPDVHTRAPVVVVIGFAIGVATMLGIHRLSTYVEKRGIGGKMAGAAGLLITVSIDMLIDGVLIGVTFLAEAATGVLIAVALAIEVLFLGVTGVIALPEETSTLKKLAVPAGFGMLLLSGVTAGVLVFDGVTGAPIALVLAFGSAALLYLVTEELLVKAQKVPETPTSTTLFFVGFLLIFLLDMLH, encoded by the coding sequence ATGGTTGGGACCCTAGTTCAAGCGCTTTCGTACACGATGTTGGCGGTCGTCGCCGCACTCGTCGGAGGGATTCTGGCTGTCTACCGTACGCCAGGACCGCAAATGGAGAGTAACGTCCAGCACTTCGCGGCTGGCGTCGTGTTCGCCGCCGTCGCCGCCGAACTCCTCCCGGATGTCCATACACGTGCTCCGGTTGTGGTTGTCATCGGATTCGCGATCGGTGTCGCCACGATGCTCGGCATCCATCGACTCAGTACCTACGTCGAAAAGCGCGGAATCGGCGGAAAGATGGCGGGTGCCGCTGGCCTGCTGATCACCGTGAGTATCGACATGCTGATCGATGGCGTCCTGATCGGCGTGACGTTCCTCGCGGAGGCGGCCACGGGTGTTCTCATCGCAGTGGCACTCGCGATCGAGGTCCTCTTTCTCGGCGTCACCGGCGTCATAGCACTCCCGGAGGAGACGAGTACGCTGAAGAAACTCGCCGTCCCCGCCGGGTTCGGAATGTTACTGCTGAGCGGAGTGACCGCCGGGGTACTCGTGTTCGACGGCGTTACGGGCGCTCCGATCGCGCTCGTACTCGCGTTCGGATCTGCTGCCCTTCTGTATCTGGTGACCGAGGAACTTCTCGTCAAAGCCCAGAAGGTGCCGGAAACACCGACGTCCACGACGCTGTTCTTCGTCGGATTTCTCCTCATCTTTCTCCTCGATATGTTGCACTGA